Part of the Flavobacterium sp. MDT1-60 genome, GGAGGAAATCCTATTCATACTTCAGGAGAATTACCAACAGTTGGATCACAACTAGCTGATTTCAAATTAGTACAAAACGATTTATCAGTAGCTTCATTAAGCAACTTCGCTGGTAAAAAATTAGTTTTAAATATTTTCCCAAGTATCGATACAGGAACTTGTGCAACTTCTGTTAGAAAATTCAACGAAAGTGCAAGCAACTTAGAAAACACAACTGTGCTTTGTATTTCAAGAGATTTGCCATTCGCTCAAAAACGTTTTTGTGGTGCAGAAGGTTTAGAAAATGTGATTAATCTATCAGATTTCCAGGCTGGAGAATTTGGTAAAACAAACGGTTTAGAAATCGTTGACGGACCCTTAGCAGGTTTACATTCAAGAGCAATTATTGTTGTTGATGCTAACGGAAAAATCACACACACAGAACAAGTTGCTGAAATTGCAAACGAACCAAATTACGAAGCAGCTTTAGCAGCACTATAATACCCATTAAATGGAATTTCAAAAAGATAATACTTTTGTTACAGGTCGGTTAAAAAGCATGACATATGCTTTTAACGGAGCCGTAAAACTTATAAAAACAGAACACAGCATTATGGTTCAATTCTCATTGGGAATTGTAATGACCATTGCCGGGTTTTACTTTCACATTTCACAAACCGAATGGCTTTGTCAAACACTGGCAATCGGTTTAGTTTTAAGCGTTGAAGGATTGAAT contains:
- a CDS encoding diacylglycerol kinase codes for the protein MEFQKDNTFVTGRLKSMTYAFNGAVKLIKTEHSIMVQFSLGIVMTIAGFYFHISQTEWLCQTLAIGLVLSVEGLNTAVEKIADFIHPDYSKRIGFIKDIAAGAVFFAALTAIAIGLIIYVPKFI
- the tpx gene encoding thiol peroxidase — its product is MASITLGGNPIHTSGELPTVGSQLADFKLVQNDLSVASLSNFAGKKLVLNIFPSIDTGTCATSVRKFNESASNLENTTVLCISRDLPFAQKRFCGAEGLENVINLSDFQAGEFGKTNGLEIVDGPLAGLHSRAIIVVDANGKITHTEQVAEIANEPNYEAALAAL